In Paenibacillus phoenicis, one genomic interval encodes:
- a CDS encoding FAD-dependent oxidoreductase gives MHSILEADVVVVGGGPAGINAALAAGRQGARTVLVERYGFLGGMSTIALVYPWMTFHTMDGKRVIGGIAQEIVERLAARGASPGHVRDTCGFVHTVTPYHPEVYKLLALEMLREAGVKVLAHSFMHEAVSETGIIRAVRLATKSGPVELRAKQFVDTTGDADLAFFAGVPVLQGRESDGKTQPMTMKFRMKGVDLQAVKQYMIEHPDEFYRKTPIDELEELPLTAVQGFYKHWKEAGLPINRDQVLFFTGPGEDEIVVNMVRVQGLDGTDVEQLTEAEELGRQQVMMIADFMKRCLPGFAKAEITQVGTQIGVRETRRVVGRYALAMEDVVEGRRFEDVIARSGYPIDIHDPSGKAVQAAWINGDGAYDIPYRCLLPKDIDNLLIAGRCISTTHEALATTRLTPSCMATGQAAGTAAAMAAAQGISPAEVDIRSLQETLTQNGAILV, from the coding sequence ATGCATAGTATTTTAGAAGCGGATGTCGTTGTTGTTGGCGGCGGACCGGCGGGAATTAATGCCGCTTTGGCGGCGGGGCGGCAAGGGGCGCGAACCGTATTGGTCGAGCGCTACGGATTTCTTGGCGGCATGTCCACGATCGCGCTCGTCTATCCGTGGATGACGTTCCACACGATGGATGGCAAGCGGGTGATCGGCGGGATTGCTCAGGAGATCGTCGAACGGTTGGCGGCGCGAGGGGCTTCGCCCGGCCATGTCCGCGATACCTGCGGGTTCGTCCATACGGTGACGCCTTATCATCCGGAAGTGTACAAGCTGCTTGCGTTAGAGATGCTGCGGGAAGCCGGGGTCAAGGTGCTTGCCCATAGCTTCATGCACGAAGCGGTGAGCGAGACCGGAATTATTCGGGCGGTTCGTCTGGCGACCAAATCCGGGCCTGTAGAGTTGCGGGCCAAGCAGTTCGTTGATACGACGGGCGACGCCGACTTGGCCTTCTTTGCCGGTGTGCCGGTCCTGCAAGGCCGGGAGTCGGATGGCAAAACCCAGCCAATGACCATGAAATTCCGCATGAAGGGCGTAGATCTGCAGGCCGTTAAGCAGTACATGATCGAGCATCCGGACGAATTTTACCGTAAGACGCCGATTGACGAACTGGAGGAGCTTCCGTTGACGGCGGTGCAAGGCTTTTATAAGCACTGGAAGGAAGCCGGCCTGCCGATCAATCGCGATCAGGTGCTGTTCTTCACCGGTCCAGGCGAAGACGAAATCGTCGTGAACATGGTTCGCGTGCAAGGGCTGGACGGCACCGATGTGGAGCAATTGACCGAAGCGGAGGAGCTTGGGCGTCAGCAGGTCATGATGATCGCCGATTTCATGAAGCGGTGTCTCCCGGGCTTTGCCAAAGCCGAAATCACGCAGGTTGGTACGCAGATCGGCGTTCGGGAGACGCGCCGGGTCGTCGGCCGTTATGCACTGGCAATGGAGGATGTGGTAGAAGGACGCCGTTTCGAGGACGTGATCGCCCGCAGCGGGTATCCGATCGACATTCACGATCCGTCGGGCAAAGCGGTTCAAGCGGCTTGGATCAACGGAGACGGCGCCTACGACATCCCGTACCGCTGCTTGCTTCCAAAGGACATCGACAATCTTCTGATTGCGGGCCGTTGCATCTCTACAACGCATGAAGCGCTGGCTACAACCCGGTTGACGCCAAGCTGCATGGCAACCGGGCAAGCCGCAGGCACGGCCGCCGCAATGGCGGCAGCGCAGGGCATTTCGCCGGCAGAGGTGGATATCCGTTCGCTGCAGGAGACGTTAACCCAAAACGGGGCAATTTTGGTCTAG